A window of Candidatus Poribacteria bacterium genomic DNA:
ACGCACGCATCAAACTCAACAAATTATATCCAGCAATATAAATGTGACAGACTATTAGGTTATAATAGTCGAGATTGATGGACAAATCTAAAGGAGAAGAAGAAATGAAGTGGCAATTGACTTTCGTACTACCGTTGCTCTTGGGAGCGGTAGCATTCGCGGGGTGTTATACGCAAGTCGGCTATCATGCGTCTTCGGGTTTTGATCAAAAATATAATAGGGCTTTGGAAGAAGAAAAAATGGAAGGTGTCTCTGAGGCAGAATCGGAAGAATTAGAGTCAGAGAATGCTGAAGAATCGGAAGGTTATTACGGGCGGCGGAAGTATACCCGTCGTACCGTTTACGCGTATCCTTCCAGTTACGGTAACTATTGGATGCCTTACATACCGTATCCGTATGGCTATTATCCACCGGTTGCGCGCTATTATCCGCCTCCTTGGTTTTACGGATACAGGTACTACGGTTACGCACCCTATTATCGAGGCTATTATCCTTATACAAACGTCTACCGACGGTACTATCGTGGGAGTCGATATGTGCCACTTTCACGGCGGACATACAAAAAGGGTGATTTGCGGTTGGAAAATAAGCGTTCTCGGAGTTCACGTAGCGTGACTTCACCAAAGTCAAGATCCGAACGACTGCAGCGACGCACGAAAAATCGGAACGAAAAATAATGGAAGGGTGGGTCTACGGAGAAACACTTCAAAATCCCAAACCCACCTAAACGGACCGCAAGGAAAAGTTAAAAATTGGAGGAATCGAAACGATGAAACGAACAGTGTATACGACTTTTATTTTCCTGTTTGCTGCCGTGTTCTTTACAACTGTCGGCGTAGCACAAGTAGAGGAAATGGCGATCGGAAATACATTCGGTGTTGGCGCACGGACGATGGGAATGGGCGGTGCCTCTGTCGCCCTCGCTGATGATTTCACTGCGCTCTATTGGAATCCTGCGGGGATGGCGCAAATCCAAAAATTTGAATTTTTTAGCAGTTTTTCGCATAACACAGCGAGTACAGATACGTACTTTGCTGGAGATGAGATAACCGGGACGACCCGTTCACAGATGCGTCCGAATTCTATCGGATTTGTTTATCCAATCCAGACGAGACGCGGGGGGTGGGCAGTTGGTTTCGGTTACAATCGTCCACAAAACTTCGACTATCAGACTGCCATTCAAGGCATTGACCCCAGTTCAGGAACCGACTTTAGCGGGTTCGCTGTTGATGAAACCAACATAAACAGTGGCGGCATTGGGATATGGAGTTTTGGTACGAGTGTGTACGTCTCAAAACGGGTCCTTATTGGCGGTTCGTTGGACTTCTGGCAAGGGAGTAGCTTGAATGAGTTGGATACGACAGGTACCGATCTATTGAAGGTGGATAGTGACTTGTCACGCTTCAGGTACGACGATGAAATTGACCGAGAGTATTCAGGTTTAGGCGGTAGGATAGGGCTTTTGGCGAACCTGACGGACACTATCAGCCTCGGTCTGACCTTCGTCACACCCGTCGAATTGGGCGTTGATGAACTCTGGTATGAATCAACTCGGGTGGTCTATGATGACGGTGAGGAAACATCTGATGTCCTCGACGGGGCACAAACGTTTGATATTGAGCGTCCCTTTGAAATTGGAACAGGCGTGGCTGTGAAATTGCTAAATAAACAGTTAATCCTGGCTGGCGACATCCAACTCACAGACTGGACCCAGACGCGCTACGATCCAGCCCCTCCTGCGGATGACATTTCAAAGGATAACTTTGAGAAGTTCTATGCGACAACGCTCCAAGCACGGATCGGCGCGGAATACCGAATCCCCGCTATTGGTACACACGTCCGTCTCGGTTATTTTCGGGATACGATTCCATTCACGGATGCCGAGGTTGAAAACGCACGTGATTTCTTGACACTGGGGGCAGGCCAAATCTTTGAGGATTCGCTGAAACTTGATGTCGCGTATATGCTCGGCACTTGGCAACGAAGCAAAAATCAACTTACCACGGAACGGCTTACGCATCGCGTATTCGTATCCGCTGCGTATCGGTTTTAATAGTTGTCAGCAGTCGGCACTCGGGACGTTCGCTGCCCTCACTGTCAGTAATGGATGGTTTTCCATTCTTGGTAACTACTGGCGGTCAATAAGCGGTGGTATCTTTGTATTGAACTACGGTTTAAGCAGAAACGGGCGGAATTTTACCTCCGCCCGTGTGTTTTACCGACTGCTGATAGCCGATAGCCGACAGCCATTAAACCAATTGAATATAACCCATCTGGGTGCCGTCGCCTTTTCGGAGTTCACCGCGTATGATACGTGTGTAGCCGCCGTTTCGATCTTGATACCGCGGTCCAATGTCATCGAACAGTTTGCGCAAGATGTTCTGTTTATCGATGCCACTGCCCTCTTCTCCCCTTCTGGGTTTGTAATGCAGGTTGGTCCCATAGAGCATCTTTGCGGCTTGCCGACGTGCGGGTAGATCTCCGCGTTTTGCGAGCGTAATCAACTTTTCAGCGACACGCCGAAGTTCTTTACACTTCGGTAGTGTTGTCCGAATTTGTTCGTGTTCAAATAGCGCCGTGGCTTGATTGCGGAAAAGTGCTTTTCGATGACTTGTCGTTCGTCCCAATTTCCTTCCACGTTTTCTGTGGCGCATCGTCTTCCTCCATTTACGCGTTGTCGTGAAGAATTTAGGTAGCCGGTTGCAAGGGGGCTTGCATCATATCTTCTTCGTCGAGGTCCGCGTCGTCTACATCGTCCAGATTCATTCCGAGGGAAAGTCCCATGTTGTCAAGTTGTTCCTTAATTTCGTTGAGCGATGTCCGCCCGAAATTCTTGTACTCCAACATATCCTTTTCCTCTTTTGTGACGAGTTCTCGTATAGTTTTAATGTTAGCAGTTTCAAGGCAATTGCTGGCGCGGACAGAGAGTTCAAGCTCGGAGACGGGCTTGGCGAGATAGCGGTTGCGTCGGAGTTTCGCCTCATCAATCTCTGGTTCCGGTTCAACATAACTTTCATCAAATTCTGTAAAGATCTCGAGTTGTTCCAACAAGATGTCGGCAGCGCGTGTGACAGCTTCCTTCGCTGTGATAGTCGCATCCGTCCAGACTTCAAGGTTAAGCTTATCGAAGTTCGTCATATCCCCGACACGTGTTTCCTCTACCCAAAAGTTGACTTTCTCAACAGGTGAGAACTTTGCGTCAACTGGAATCAATCCGATTTCGTGTCTCGGTGGTCTGTGCTCTTCAGCGAGAGAGTATCCTCTTCCGGTTTGCACATGAATTTCTATGTCCAATCCTTCGCATTCATCAAGGGTCGCGATATGCTGGTCAGGGTTTATAATCTCAACGTACGCGTTAGGACGAATGTCAGCTGCTGTGATTTCACCGGAGCCTTCTGCTTTCAGTGTGAGTCGCATTGGATCGTCGGTTGATATGTTTAATCGGATCTCTTTGAGATTGAGAATAATCTGTACCACATCTTCCAGGACTCCGGGGATCGTAGCGTACTCGTGCTTTACTTGCTCAATTTGAACAGCTGTAATCGCTGCACCTTTAATTGACGACAGGAGGACTCGGCGTAGTGAATTGCCGAGGGTCATCCCAAATCCGCGCTCGAAAGGTTCAGCGGTATACTTCGCGTAATTGGGGCGTAAGGAGACTGTATCAGTTTTCAGCCGTTCGGGCTTTTCTAGCTCGGACCTTATCATCGATTTCCTCCTACAGGAATAGATTAAGTGTTAGCATACGGACAAACGGAGCGGCAGCGTGTTTGTATTTAGTACACGCCCTCTTAATTTTATGTCTGTATTGTATTTTGGGACATCCCCTAATTTCCTCGTGTGAGGTAGATTGCTGCTAAGCTCTTGATTGTATATAATAGGTACGCAGTCGTATCGCATACCGGCTTATAAAACCTATAGGCAGTAACACACGGGTATGGGGATGTACCTATCGGGAGTAAAGTTCAATGATGAGTTGCATTTCAAGGTCCGCAGCGATCTGCTCCACCACCGGTGCACCCTGAACACGCCCTTCTGGTTTGTCCCTGTCAATTTCCAGCCATTCAGGTGCCCCGCGATGCTGTGAGTAATCTAATGCCTCTTGAATGGTAGCGAGGTGCTGACTCCGTTCGCGTGGCGTAATGACATCCCCGACTTTCACTACATAAGAAGGGATGTTAACTCGCTTGCCATTCACGGTGAAGTGGTTGTGCTTCACAAGTTGCCGCGCCTGATTTCTGGAAGTTGCGAATCCGAGTCGATAAACGACATTGTCTAACCGGCGTTCAAGGAAACTAATTAAGTTCTCACCAGCGATACCAGTTTGGCGCGCTGCTTTGAAATAATAATTCCGAAATTGTTTCTCAAAAACACCGTAAGTACGTTTGACTTTCTGTTTGGCGCGCAACTGTCGTCGGAAGTCGTCCCCGCGACCTCTGCGCGGAATAGTCTGTCCGTGTTCGCCAGGCGGATAACTGCGGCGTTCAAAAGAACACTTGGGACCATCGCAGCGCCGCCCTTTCAGAAAGAGTTTTTCACCTTCCCGGCGACATAATTTACAGACTGAATCTAAATATCTGCTCATTCCCTCTCCTTATATAAAAACCCTTAAACCCGCCGTCTCTTAGGCGGACGACATCCATTGTGTGGGATCGGAGTCACGTCCTTCATTAAACTAATTTCGAGACCGGCTGCAGCAAGTGCCCGTATCGAAGACTCGCGTCCTGAACCGGGACCCTTGACTCTAACCTCCACGCGTTTCACGCCGTGATCCATTGCTCTGCGGGCACACGCTTCTGCTGTTTGTTGTGCAGCAAAGGGCGTTGACTTCCGTGAACCAGTAAAGGTCATACCAGCGTTTGCCCAAGCAACGGTATTTCCGTTTAAGTCTGTTATCGTAATAATTGTATTATTGAAGGTCGCTTGTATGTGTGCGATACCCTCGGGGACGTTCTTACGTTCTCTTCTTCTTCCACGCAAAACGGTTCTCCTTTCTTATCAGTGGTTGTCAGTTATCGGTTATCAATTGTCAAAGTCAGCAACTGTGCTAAAGTTTCAAAGTGTGCTAAAGTTGCGAATGCCTCACAGTGAGAGTAACTTTACGGACTTTAGAAACACTTTAGGAACTTCTTTAACGGATAACTATTGCCTCTGCTAACCGATAACTGAAGGCAATTGCGTTAGCCGCCTTTGCGTGCTGCCTCTTTAGCTTTTCTACCAACGGAAATCGTTCGTGCTTTCCCTTTGCGGGTACGAGCGTTGGTATTCGTACGCTGTCCGCGGACAGGTAGCTGCCGACGGTGCCGCAAACCACGATAACTATTGATATCCATTAGTCGTTTAATGTTCTGGTCAATTTCGCGACGCAAATCACCTTCAATCTTGTATTCTTGAACCTTGTCTCGGAGTTGGTTAATCTCATTTTCAGCGAGGTTGTCAACTTTTTTTCCTGGGTCAAGATCAAGGTCGGTGACAATTTGCGATGCGGTATAACGGCCGATGCCATAAATTGCTGTTAGGGCAATATCCACCCGTTTGTCTCGGGGTAAGTCAACCCCTGCGATCCTTGCCATGAGTTTCCTCCTTCTCGGAATCCGAGAGGTGTAAACGGATTAGCCTTGTCTTTGTTTGTGCTTCGGGTTTGAAGGACAAATGACGCGGATTATCCCTTTTCGTTTGACAATTTTACACTGGTTACACATCTTTTTAACAGAAGGTTTGACTTTCATGATGTCCTCTTTCAGGTGAAAGTGCTCAACGCCGTCTGCCTTTGAGCTTACGATCTTTTAAGAATCCTTCATAATGGCGTACCGTTAAATAGGATTCGATTTGTGACATTGTATCTAACACGACACCGACGACAATCAAGATAGAAGCACCTTCCACCATGTTTCCAACGTTAAGCCGACTTGTGATAATAATCGGAATCACGGCGATAGCGGCGAGAAAAATTGCCCCTGGAAGCGTAATACGCGTAAGTGTGGTGTTAATGTAATCTGCAGTCTGTTTGCCAGCACGGATACCGGGGATAAAACCGCCGTATTTTTGTAAATCCTCTGCCATTTGAATCGGGTTGATTTGCACGGCTGTGTAGAAATAGGTGAAGCCAATAATTAACAATCCATAAACAGCGAGATACAACGGTGTTCCCGGAGCAATGAGGGCTTCTACACCAGCCACCCATCCCCAATCCCGTGGGAGAAAGCCAAGTACAGTCGGTGGAAACTGGATAAGCGTGACAGCGAAGATGATTGGAATCATGCCAGCTGCATTAACTCGGAGTGGCAGGTGGGTCGATTGTCCACCGATCACTCTACGTCCGCGAATCTGCCTGCCGTATTGCACCGGAATCTTCCGCACAGAAAGTGTGATAAACACAGTTCCCATGACCGCTACAACAACAAGACCGACTAAGAGAGCGAGTTGTAAAATGCCGAACTCTGGTCGCGTTACCAGATTGTTGAAAACAGTTGTAACACCGCCCGGCAATCCAGCAATAATACCGACTGTGATAATTAATGAAATACCTTGTCCAATGCCGCGTTCAGTAATCTGTTCACCCAACCACATTACAAAAGAGGTGCCTGCTGTGAGTGTCAAGACTACGAGAAAATGCCACCATAAATTAGGATCCCTGACAATCTCACCCGCTTGTCCGGTAATGTTCTCTGGATTCCGCAAGACGATGCTGATCGTTATGCCTTGAATGATACTGAGTATAACCGTTCCATATCGGGTATACTGGGTAATCTTCTTTCTGCCATCAGGTTCTTTGGAGAGTCGCTCCAATGAAGGAACAATGACAGCGAGGAGCTGCATAATGATTGAGGCACTGATATAAGGTTGTATGCCGAGCGCGAAAATTGTCATCTGGCTAAAAGCACCGCCAGAAAACAGGTCAATGAATCCAATGACATTACCCCCACGCTCCATAAGTTGCTGAAAAAAAGCTTCAAGTGCCTGGTCGTCGATACCCGGAAGCGTAATATGGGCACCAAGGCGATAAACAATCAAGAGCAACGCTGTAAACATGATGCGTTTCCGCAATTCGGGTATTTTAAAAGCGTTTTGAAATGCCTTAATCACTTATTTCTTTTCCTCCTCGCCTGCAAGTTCTCACGCAGCGTTGCCAGTATTCGCGTGCATCTCAAGGACTTCGGTTGTGCCACCTTTGGATTCAATTTTCTCGATTGCAGATTTTGAGAAGCGGTGCGCTTGGACTTTCAGCTGTTTTTCCAGTTCACCATCGCCGAGTATCTTTACCAGCGCATTCTTCCGTTTAATTAAGCCTGCTTCGCGTAGGGCTTCAAGGCTAACGACCGCTGCGTCCTCAAACAGATTAAGGGTTTCTACGTTAATAATGTCGTACGCAACCCGTTTATGTGCAGTCCGCCGCGGACCTCGCTTCGGGAGCCGTCGCACGAGCGGCATCTGCCCGCCTTCAAACCATGCGGGGATTGAGCTGCCAGATCGAGATTTTTGTCCCTTGTGACCGCGACCACAAGTGCCACCCTTGCCCGAAGCGTTGCCTCTTCCTACCCGCTTTCTGGAGCGGTTTGCCCCAGGGGCAGGTTTGAGTTCATTCAGTTTCATCAGGATTTACTCCATTCCTTTATGGCTATCAGCTATCGGCTTTCAATTGTCAAGTAAGAGGAATTTGAATGTTCAATTACCTACTTTCTGACCACTGACTGCTAACCGCTGATTACCAATCTTTAGCGTTTCTTGAGTAGTTCTTCGACGGACAGGTCTCTTAACCGTGCGACTTCGTTAACATCTTTGAGGTTTTTCAACCCTAACATAGTAGCTTCAGCGATATTTTTCACGTTTCGCGAAGAAAGGCATTTCGTCAACGCATCTCGAACGCCTGCAAATTCGAGGATAGCACGTGTTGCATTCCCTGCGATGATACCTGTCCCCGGACTCGCCGGTTTTAACAAGACTTTGGCAGATTTGAATTCGCTGACGATCTCATGCGGAAGTGTGCCGTCGACGATTGGAACCCGGATCAAATTTTTTCGAGCATCCGCGAAACTTTTTCGGAGCGCGCCTGCTACCTCGCTCGCGCTGCCGAATCCAATACCAACAATACCGTCACGATTGCCAACAACGGTGAGCGAATTGAAACTCGGCGTTCGCCGCCCTTTACCGACTCGCATCACGCGGTTGATTTTAATCATGCGCTCCTCAAATTCAAAGTCATCAGGGTTGATTTTATCTTTCAGCAAAAAAATCTCCTATCCGGTGTTAGCCTGTTATCTTAGATATAGTGTTAATTCTACAATCTTTTTGACAACAGAACCCGGTTCGCGGGGTATTAAAACTTCAATCCTTCCGCTTTCGCAGCTTCAGCAAGGGCTTTTATACGCCCATGGTAGAGATGTCCGCCCCGGTCAAAGACCACTACCTCAATCTTCTGCTGTTTGGCTTTTTGCGCGATAAGTGCCCCAACGCTTTCCGCTGCCGGTACATTTCCGCCGGTTGAAAGGTTCTCTTTCAGTTCAGGGGACAAAGTCGAGGCTTCCGCGACCGTCACGCCAAGCTCATCGTTAATAAGCTGCGCATAAATATGTTTTATGCTTCGAAAAACAGAGAGCCGCGGTCTGTTACCGGTGCCACTAATCTTTTGGCGGACACGCCTCCGGCGCCGTAAATGGCCCATCCGTTTCTTTTTAATGAGTGCCAAGGGGTCTCCTTATTACTATAAACACGCTTGCTATTTCCTAACGTGCAAAAGTCTAATAACGTTAGCCAATAGCGGCTTTTCCTTCTTTATCTCGAACGCGCTCCCCGTCGTAGCGGATACCTTTGCAAGGTTTGTAAGTTTCCGGTTTCTTAATTTGACGAATAGAAGCCGCGACTTGTCCAACCAATTGTTTATCAATGCCACTGATAATAACAGGTGTATGGGTCTGTCCATCTATTGTTTCAGTCGCTTCAACACTCAGCGTTATCCCCTCAGGTGGGGTGTAAGTGACGGAGTGCGAATAGCCAACGTCAAGAACCAAATTTTTATCGCGGTTGACTTCGGCGCGATAACCCGTACCAACCACTCTTAGTTTTTTCTCAAAGCCTTCTGAAACACCGGCAATCATGTTAGCGATGAGGCTACGTGCTAACCCGTGCAAAGCTTTGTATTGTTTGAGTTCACTCGTTCTTTGGACGGTTAGGACGTTTTCCTCAAGCGTCGCATTGATTCCTTCTGGAAGTTTCCAATTGAGACTCCCTTTCGGTCCATCCACCTGCACGTCGCTTTTGTCCAAAGCTACCTGCACCTTGTCAGGCACCGGAATCGGTTTTAGTCCAATACGTGACATTCTATCTCTCCCAACTCGTTGAGAGTCATCAACAAGATTTTACCAGACGTAGCAAAGGACTTCACCGCCGATTTTTTCTCTACGGCATTCTGGGGTGGTCTTTAGTCCTCCAGATGTCGATAAGATCGCGACACCAAGTCCTCCATAAACCCGTGGCAGCTTATCGGCTTTCGCGTAAACCCGCCTGCCAGGTTTGCTGACGCGCCTAAGGTTTGTGATGACCTTCTCTTTTTTTGTGTTTCCGTATTTCAAGTAAATTCTTAAAATCCCCTGTTTTCCGTCTTCAAGTAAACGATAGTTGCGGACGAAACCTTCTTCTGCCAAAATGCGTGCGATCTCAGCTTTGACTTTTGAAGAGGGAATTTCAACGCGTTCATGTCCTGCCATATTGGCATTGCGGATACGGGTCAACATATCTGCAATCGGATCGGTCATCGACATGAAAGATTCTCCTTATTTGTTCTCGTTTCTGAAGGGTCGCTGTGCCCGTCATGTTTGTGTAAGTGAGGACAACTCTCAGTTTTTACCAACTCGCCTTTCGGACACCGGGGATCTTACCGGCGCGGGCAAAGAGGCGAAAACAGATGCGACACAATTCAAACTTGCGAAGATACCCACGCGCCCTACCGCAACTTTTACAGCGGCTGTATTTTCGGGTTTGGAACCGCGGGGTTCTTTTCTGTTTGGCAATCCATGATTTACTTGCCAATCTGGATGCTCCTTTCCTGACTTATCCGTAATGTGTACGGATGTTGGAAGTTAGCTGCGGATTCACGGAAACCTACGCGCTTGTTTGTAGATTTACCAAAAAACT
This region includes:
- the rpsH gene encoding 30S ribosomal protein S8, which produces MSMTDPIADMLTRIRNANMAGHERVEIPSSKVKAEIARILAEEGFVRNYRLLEDGKQGILRIYLKYGNTKKEKVITNLRRVSKPGRRVYAKADKLPRVYGGLGVAILSTSGGLKTTPECRREKIGGEVLCYVW
- the rpsE gene encoding 30S ribosomal protein S5, with the protein product MKDKINPDDFEFEERMIKINRVMRVGKGRRTPSFNSLTVVGNRDGIVGIGFGSASEVAGALRKSFADARKNLIRVPIVDGTLPHEIVSEFKSAKVLLKPASPGTGIIAGNATRAILEFAGVRDALTKCLSSRNVKNIAEATMLGLKNLKDVNEVARLRDLSVEELLKKR
- the rpmJ gene encoding 50S ribosomal protein L36; this translates as MKVKPSVKKMCNQCKIVKRKGIIRVICPSNPKHKQRQG
- the rplO gene encoding 50S ribosomal protein L15: MKLNELKPAPGANRSRKRVGRGNASGKGGTCGRGHKGQKSRSGSSIPAWFEGGQMPLVRRLPKRGPRRTAHKRVAYDIINVETLNLFEDAAVVSLEALREAGLIKRKNALVKILGDGELEKQLKVQAHRFSKSAIEKIESKGGTTEVLEMHANTGNAA
- the secY gene encoding preprotein translocase subunit SecY; protein product: MIKAFQNAFKIPELRKRIMFTALLLIVYRLGAHITLPGIDDQALEAFFQQLMERGGNVIGFIDLFSGGAFSQMTIFALGIQPYISASIIMQLLAVIVPSLERLSKEPDGRKKITQYTRYGTVILSIIQGITISIVLRNPENITGQAGEIVRDPNLWWHFLVVLTLTAGTSFVMWLGEQITERGIGQGISLIITVGIIAGLPGGVTTVFNNLVTRPEFGILQLALLVGLVVVAVMGTVFITLSVRKIPVQYGRQIRGRRVIGGQSTHLPLRVNAAGMIPIIFAVTLIQFPPTVLGFLPRDWGWVAGVEALIAPGTPLYLAVYGLLIIGFTYFYTAVQINPIQMAEDLQKYGGFIPGIRAGKQTADYINTTLTRITLPGAIFLAAIAVIPIIITSRLNVGNMVEGASILIVVGVVLDTMSQIESYLTVRHYEGFLKDRKLKGRRR
- the rplF gene encoding 50S ribosomal protein L6 → MSRIGLKPIPVPDKVQVALDKSDVQVDGPKGSLNWKLPEGINATLEENVLTVQRTSELKQYKALHGLARSLIANMIAGVSEGFEKKLRVVGTGYRAEVNRDKNLVLDVGYSHSVTYTPPEGITLSVEATETIDGQTHTPVIISGIDKQLVGQVAASIRQIKKPETYKPCKGIRYDGERVRDKEGKAAIG
- the rplR gene encoding 50S ribosomal protein L18, which encodes MGHLRRRRRVRQKISGTGNRPRLSVFRSIKHIYAQLINDELGVTVAEASTLSPELKENLSTGGNVPAAESVGALIAQKAKQQKIEVVVFDRGGHLYHGRIKALAEAAKAEGLKF
- a CDS encoding type Z 30S ribosomal protein S14, which produces MASKSWIAKQKRTPRFQTRKYSRCKSCGRARGYLRKFELCRICFRLFARAGKIPGVRKASW
- the rpsD gene encoding 30S ribosomal protein S4, which codes for MSRYLDSVCKLCRREGEKLFLKGRRCDGPKCSFERRSYPPGEHGQTIPRRGRGDDFRRQLRAKQKVKRTYGVFEKQFRNYYFKAARQTGIAGENLISFLERRLDNVVYRLGFATSRNQARQLVKHNHFTVNGKRVNIPSYVVKVGDVITPRERSQHLATIQEALDYSQHRGAPEWLEIDRDKPEGRVQGAPVVEQIAADLEMQLIIELYSR
- a CDS encoding DNA-directed RNA polymerase subunit alpha; this encodes MIRSELEKPERLKTDTVSLRPNYAKYTAEPFERGFGMTLGNSLRRVLLSSIKGAAITAVQIEQVKHEYATIPGVLEDVVQIILNLKEIRLNISTDDPMRLTLKAEGSGEITAADIRPNAYVEIINPDQHIATLDECEGLDIEIHVQTGRGYSLAEEHRPPRHEIGLIPVDAKFSPVEKVNFWVEETRVGDMTNFDKLNLEVWTDATITAKEAVTRAADILLEQLEIFTEFDESYVEPEPEIDEAKLRRNRYLAKPVSELELSVRASNCLETANIKTIRELVTKEEKDMLEYKNFGRTSLNEIKEQLDNMGLSLGMNLDDVDDADLDEEDMMQAPLQPAT
- the rpsM gene encoding 30S ribosomal protein S13 — protein: MARIAGVDLPRDKRVDIALTAIYGIGRYTASQIVTDLDLDPGKKVDNLAENEINQLRDKVQEYKIEGDLRREIDQNIKRLMDINSYRGLRHRRQLPVRGQRTNTNARTRKGKARTISVGRKAKEAARKGG
- a CDS encoding outer membrane protein transport protein gives rise to the protein MKRTVYTTFIFLFAAVFFTTVGVAQVEEMAIGNTFGVGARTMGMGGASVALADDFTALYWNPAGMAQIQKFEFFSSFSHNTASTDTYFAGDEITGTTRSQMRPNSIGFVYPIQTRRGGWAVGFGYNRPQNFDYQTAIQGIDPSSGTDFSGFAVDETNINSGGIGIWSFGTSVYVSKRVLIGGSLDFWQGSSLNELDTTGTDLLKVDSDLSRFRYDDEIDREYSGLGGRIGLLANLTDTISLGLTFVTPVELGVDELWYESTRVVYDDGEETSDVLDGAQTFDIERPFEIGTGVAVKLLNKQLILAGDIQLTDWTQTRYDPAPPADDISKDNFEKFYATTLQARIGAEYRIPAIGTHVRLGYFRDTIPFTDAEVENARDFLTLGAGQIFEDSLKLDVAYMLGTWQRSKNQLTTERLTHRVFVSAAYRF
- the rpsK gene encoding 30S ribosomal protein S11, with amino-acid sequence MRGRRRERKNVPEGIAHIQATFNNTIITITDLNGNTVAWANAGMTFTGSRKSTPFAAQQTAEACARRAMDHGVKRVEVRVKGPGSGRESSIRALAAAGLEISLMKDVTPIPHNGCRPPKRRRV
- the rplQ gene encoding 50S ribosomal protein L17, translating into MRHRKRGRKLGRTTSHRKALFRNQATALFEHEQIRTTLPKCKELRRVAEKLITLAKRGDLPARRQAAKMLYGTNLHYKPRRGEEGSGIDKQNILRKLFDDIGPRYQDRNGGYTRIIRGELRKGDGTQMGYIQLV